In a single window of the Natronosalvus caseinilyticus genome:
- a CDS encoding potassium transporter TrkA, which translates to MSLPVDALAGLAYGLLIGLAVTPAFTVVAACYRFAFDGTPPRAVIAVTAFLATLAVSWHLDLLETVGGGGFRLVLSTTVVVVLGVYATTVADRFAATVPRWTTRSLVREPTLSSDALDDVDATGQVTVTATDIADLEGYPPLDRQRRRRLEAGSWRLPADLPLPALESRLEDRLRTVHELAAVRVSIDARGRASIGAASPRNGVSNRLRPGFRAVSLTARVPDGLAAGDRVRVETESASVPGTVVDVPCLDEGLESTRATASDGVASVTVAVRTSDAGDVLATDRARLVVVPDGRSRVFETWSLLERAGTGARRVALDADLLAELEAANDVRPFAARLEGDDGVMWQFEPDYSALVPGDEAFVVGDERRVNALSPSASSAVDADDHRSRQYGRNESNPPAGVLAEAVQ; encoded by the coding sequence ATGTCGCTTCCAGTCGACGCCCTCGCGGGTCTCGCCTACGGTCTGTTGATCGGACTCGCCGTCACCCCCGCCTTCACGGTGGTCGCTGCTTGCTACCGGTTTGCGTTCGACGGCACACCCCCGCGAGCGGTAATCGCCGTAACCGCTTTCCTCGCTACGCTCGCCGTCTCCTGGCACCTGGACCTCCTCGAGACGGTCGGTGGTGGCGGTTTCAGACTCGTCCTCTCGACGACCGTCGTCGTGGTACTGGGAGTCTACGCCACGACCGTCGCCGACCGATTCGCGGCGACGGTTCCGCGATGGACGACCCGCTCGCTCGTCCGCGAACCGACGCTCTCGAGCGACGCCCTCGACGACGTCGACGCAACGGGGCAGGTTACCGTCACCGCGACGGACATCGCCGACCTCGAGGGCTACCCACCGCTCGACCGCCAGCGACGCCGCCGACTCGAGGCTGGTTCCTGGCGACTACCGGCGGATCTGCCGCTTCCGGCGCTCGAGTCGCGCCTCGAGGACCGGTTGCGGACGGTCCACGAACTGGCGGCCGTTCGCGTTTCGATCGACGCTCGCGGCCGAGCGTCCATCGGTGCAGCTTCGCCCAGAAACGGCGTCTCGAATCGGCTTCGACCGGGGTTTCGTGCCGTCTCTCTCACGGCCCGCGTCCCGGACGGACTCGCAGCGGGCGACCGGGTGCGCGTCGAGACGGAATCGGCGTCCGTGCCCGGCACGGTCGTCGACGTACCCTGCCTCGACGAAGGACTCGAATCGACGCGCGCGACGGCGTCCGATGGCGTCGCCAGCGTGACGGTTGCCGTTCGGACGAGCGACGCCGGTGACGTCCTCGCGACAGACCGGGCGCGTCTCGTCGTCGTCCCGGACGGACGCTCCCGGGTGTTCGAAACCTGGTCGCTCCTGGAGCGAGCGGGAACGGGCGCTCGACGGGTGGCCCTCGACGCCGACTTGCTCGCCGAACTCGAGGCCGCGAACGACGTCAGGCCGTTCGCGGCACGTCTCGAGGGCGACGACGGTGTGATGTGGCAGTTCGAGCCCGACTACTCGGCTCTCGTACCGGGCGACGAGGCGTTCGTCGTGGGCGACGAACGCCGGGTGAACGCGCTCTCCCCGTCGGCGTCCTCGGCGGTCGATGCGGACGATCACCGGTCTCGACAGTACGGTAGGAACGAATCGAACCCACCGGCCGGGGTTCTCGCGGAGGCGGTCCAGTGA